GTTTCCAAACAAGTCTATCAAAAACGAAAATTTGTAGTTTGATAGCATAAATACATTACTACTCTAAATGTTTAGATACTGGACACTTTTGGTTTTTTGAACATCTTAAACACTACTTAAGTAGTTTATCATCTATTTGATTAGAATGTTTAGTTTTATTATAATATTTACCAATGAGTATAAAAAAATTTTTGTATTCAGCATTGATAATACTTTTTTTCACTCCGTCTCATGATCTGTTTGGTTTCGGCAAGAACAAGATAACATACCGAAATCACGATTGGTATATTTATGATCTCGGGAACTATAAACTTTTCCTTGATACGAGTCAAACCAATGTTTTAGGTATAGTTATAAGAGCATTAAAGGATTCTGATGAGGATTTGAGAAGTCTTACTCAAAAGGAACTAGGTGAGGTTTTCCCAGTTATACTCTTTCCAAACCAGATTGACTTTCAAGCGAATAATGTAGTAGATGAGTTTATAAGCGAGGATACTGGAGGCTTCACTGAAGGTGTTAAGAACAGACTAGTTATGCCAATAAATGGTAACTGGGGATTTTTCAAGAGAGTCTTGAAACATGAGATGGTACATGTTTATCAGTTTGATGCACTTAAATCACCACAGTTCAGAAGAATCTTGAGGACTAGTGATGTAATAATTCCTCTTTGGTTTATAGAAGGTATGGCTGAATACTACTCCGTTGAATGGGATTTCTCGACTGAAGAGATAATAAGAGATATATCAGTAAATAATAACATTGTCCCTATAAGCAGATTGTCTGACCTAAACCGACTATATCCAAGTGAGTATATACTGATATATAAACAGAGTCAAGCATTTTTAAAATACATCGGCGATAGGTTTGGAAAGCCAACAATATATAAGATATTCAAATCATACCTTACAGGTGCTAAGGAACCTTTCAAGTCTGAAACAGGGATGTCACTTGAGGACCTGGAGAAAAACTTCGTGTATGAAACTAGGAAGAAATATCTCTCTATGCTATCTGAATACGAAGAGGCTGAAGCTTTTGCTAGGTCAATTACTGACGAACCGTATGGTTCTTCAACATACAGCAAGTTTATACCAACATTTGTATCATCAAACCTTGTAGCATTTTTGACATACAAAGACATTTACCCAAAAGTTGTCCTGTATGACACAAAAGACAAGAAGATAGTTAAAACACTAGTGATAGGAGGCTTTAATGAAAACTATCTGGAATTCCATATAACAAGAAACAACATATCTGCATCGGACAATGGTATTCTGGTCTTTGTGTCAAGGTCAGGTGGAAGAGACGCTATAAATGTGTATAGCATAACAAATGACTATACATACCAAATAACATTTGAGAATATAAGAATAATATCTTCTCCCGATATATCTCCTGATGGAGAGATTATAGTTTTTTCTGGATTTGATGGTAAGAGAGAAGATATATATCTATACTATTTAGGTACAAAGAATCTGGTCAGGCTCACGGATGACATTTTTTACGACTCAGAGCCGAGAATATCTCCTGACAAAAAGTATGTTTATTTCATCTCTACTAGGAATAAATCAAGTATATTCTCAACGGATACTGACATATACAGAGTAAGTCTGGAGGATAAAAGTATTGAAAAATTTATAGACCTAGGTGGTGAAGAACAGAATCCGTTTTTATCAAGAGATGGTAAATACTTGCTTTTTGTTTCAACGATTGACGGTGTAAGGAATATATTTGTGTATAACTTTGAGAACAACACCATAAGGAGATTTTCTAGGATCATAAGCGGTGCTTTCTCACCAAAACTGGATTTTACGTCTTCTAACATTATATTCTCATCAATTAACAATTTTACCTATAATCTGTATCAAAAAGAATTTGATATATCAAAGGTCTATACTAACGAAATAAAAAACCAAAAGGAGATACTACTATCAGATATAAGCAACTTTAACTTTGAAAATGAAAGAATATCAGGAATACAGCCAAGAGATGTGAATAGATATACACTAATACCGACTGTTGATTATATAACCGGTGCGTTTTCATTAAGCACTGATATAGGTTTCATAATTCTTCTAGGAGCAGGTTTCAGTGATATTCTCGGGGATCAGAGACTCTCTATACTATTCAATAACGCATATATTACAGGTCCTACATCATTCAGTCTATCCGAAATCAATTTTATAGCGTCATACTATAACTACAAATACTACTTTGACTTCGGTTTTCAGGCATATAACACTAGAGACTATATTTCGTCACTGATGAACTTTTTCTACCTACCATCTATGTTCTACGAAGTTGAGGGATATTACTATTCTAAAGCAGGTTTTGGTGGTATTCTGTCTTATCCTTTCTCAACATTCTCAAGGTTGGATCTATTTCTAGAAAGAACAGAGTATTTTGATATTCCAAGGATAGACTATCAGAACAATACTGTTGTTCCAAGCAGGATGTATTCTCTCAACAATGTTTCACTAAATTATTCATACGACTCTACACTATGGACAGCAGTAGGTCCTGTAAATGGTATAAGAACACAATTTAGGGCATCTTATTATCCTCCACTCTTTGATGGTGATAAGACATTATTTTCTCTCATAGGAGATTTTAGGGGATACTTAATGATAACGCTTATTGACACTGTGGCTTTTAGGATCGTTGGAGGCTTGAAGGAAGGTAAGGATGCAAGAACTATAAAGTTTGCTTTAGGTGGTGTTGGAACAATAAGGGGATACAGATTCAGAGAGTTTGAAGGAACTTATTTCCTTCTATCTAACCTAGAGATAAGGGTAGCACTCATAAGAGCTTTGCTTGGACCTTTTGGTTTTCCACTTCCACCCGTGTTTGCTAGCCTATTCTTTGATGCAGGAATGATAGGAGATAATCCGACACTATGGCAGATAACATACTTTGACGAAAATGAAAATGCTTTTAAACTCAAGGACCTGAAAATAGGTCTAGGAGTAGGTTTTGGTATTCTTTTGGGAACAGGTTTTAAATTAAGGTTAGATTTTGCATCACCGTTTGATGGTAGGAGAGTGCTTGACTACCAAAACTGGAAAGGATATCTGCAGATAGGATATGAATTCTAGAAAAGATCGTTCGGAGAGGGAGGGATTTGAACCCTCGGTAGGGGATACCCCTACACAGCATTTCCAGTGCTGCTCCTTAGGCCGCTCGGACACCTCTCCAAAAAATTATCTACCTGTCAGTGAAAGGTAATAAAGCCATTATCCTAGCAATCTTTATCTCTCTAGTTATTCTTTTTTGAACTTTTTTACAGAGTCTAGTTATCTTTGAGGATCTTATCTTGCCTGTTATCGTGATAAACTGTGATAGGATATCAACATCTTTGTAGGTTACATTAAGAAGTTTCTCAGGACAAGTTCTCTTTTTCTTCCTAACAGAAAAGCCCTTCTGAGTCTCTTGAGTTTTATCTTCAACACTCTGTTTCTCCTCAAAAGACTGATTATCAATCTTTTCTTCCAACATCTCAAACCTCCTCTTGAAATGTTTTAAAATTTTTTATTAGTATCCATATCTTCTACATCATCATCATGATTTCTATTATTATTTTCATCTGACTCATCAAGTCCTTCGTAATCATCCGTTTGATCTTCAATATCTTCAGGGAAACTATCATCAAGAGTATCCCCTTCACTACTTGAATCATCATAAGAATTGTCAATGTGGGGCTGATACTGTACTTCTCTAGACTGTATATCAGACTGAGCTACTTGTTTGCTAGTATCAATATTATGTTTTAAATTGCTGTTTTCTTGAATACTCACTTCTTCTTGAGGCTTTGGAGAAAGCAAAATTAGATCTTCTGCAACTACTTCTGTCTTAACACTTACGACCTTATTACCGTTTTGGTCTTTTTTTTCTCTCCTTATCTGTATTAACCTACCTTCAACTAGTATCTTCGTTCCTTTCTTTGTATATTTTCTGACAACATCACTTATAGGTTCCCAGAAGTTCACATCAAAGTAAAAAGTATTCTTTTTATCTCTATATGTGTCATCAATTGCTAACGTAACTTTAATTAGTTTTTTACCACTTTGTGCCAATAATATTTCCTCAGGGTCTTTCGTCAAGTTCCCGACAAGTATTACTTTATTAAAACTTCTAGCCATAAATATCCTCTAATTAGTGTGTTTTATCTTCAGTATTATATGCCTTATGATGTTCTCGTTTATTCTAACTAGTCTATCTAGGTTTTCTACTGTAGAGTATGTTCCTTCAAATACGATGAATTTGTAGATACCTTCTAGATACTTTTTCCTGTTCTTCCTTATAGGATATGCTAGTGTTCTTCTACCGAGCTCAGACTCATTCAGAACTTTACCGCCATATTGTGTTATTATTCCTTTTACCTTATCCATTACTGTGCCGACAATTTGCTCAATAGGCTCTAGTATAAGACCAATCTCATATGTCTTCAGCTGATTCTGTTTTGACTGTGATATAAGACTTCTTATCTCTTTTACATCCATATATTCACAATTACAGTCTTGATCAAGACTGTAAAACCGAGAATTTTTTTGCCCCCTCGGTCATAGGACATGTTTTTGCAGACTACAATTCTATATAAGAAGTTCGGTATCTTTCAATCTGGTAACATTCTTGTCAGGATGTCTAAAAATTGTTAGGACCTTTCAATGAATTACCTTAATCTAACTAAATCTTAACTTCCGAAATCAACCAAAAATTGCGAAGGATAGTAACGCGATTTTAAACTTGATGCAAATCAATGGAGAAAATAGATTTGGATGGTTTAATAAGAAGGTTAGAACTCCTTGCTAAAGACGAACCATTCTACTCAGGATTATTTTCCAATAGTGGTGATAAAAAAACTAATCAAACAACCATCAAATCAACTACAACATATAATCAAAAGTCAGATGAAAAACTCAAACAGCTTAAGCAGATAGATAAAGAGATAATATCGTGTAAGAATTGTAATCTGCATACTGGTAGGACCAAAGCAGTTCCCGGCGAAGGTAGTTACTACGCGAAGGTTATGATAATAGGTGAAGCACCAGGTAGAGAAGAAGATATACAAGGAAGACCATTTGTTGGAAGAGCAGGGCAATTGCTAACAAAACTCCTTTCAGAGATAGGTTTAAGTAGGAATGAAGTATATATAACAAATATTGTAAAGTGCAGACCTCCTGAAAATAGACAACCATCACAGGAAGAAGCAATTGCTTGTAATCCATTCCTTAAACGACAGCTGGAACTAATATCTCCAAGGGTTGTAGTCCTTCTAGGTGCTACCGCTTCAAAGTATGTAATAGGTGAAGACAAGATAACAAAGATAAGAGGTAGGATTTTTGAGATAGACAACATTATATTTCTACCAACCCTACATCCTGCAGCGGTTCTGAGAAATGAATCGCAATTACCTCTTATAAGAGAGGATTTTGAAAAACTTAGAGAAATACTTAAGAATGTTTAGATGTTATAATTTGGTAAAGATCTACTTAAAAAATACTTTAACTTTCTTCAATTTAGTTATGCAGGTTGTCTATGGGATTTACATATACTCATCGTATATCATAGATATTAATTTGCAGTCAACGAAGTGACCACTTTTTCTTGCTATAAACTCACCTACTATTCTTGGATAAAACAGTGCAATAGCACCAAGAAGGTCCAATACCTTGTGTCTAACACTCTCATTAGAATACCTACTCTCATTCAGAGACCTTCTTTCAGTCCTACTATACACATGTACATTATCTAACCCTGCTCCAAGTGCTAACCCCGACTTTCTCAAAATTTCAGCATCCTCAATAAAACCAAAAGTTCTTGCATTACATATTTCTCTCAAGAAACTATCCTCATTGATTTCAATTCTCATATGTTCCCTGCCTATCACATCAAATTCTATCTCATAATCAATAACAAGCCTATCATTTGGCTTGAATTTGATATACTGGTCTTCATTCTTATGAAAGTAAAATTCAATATCGGGATAGAAATAATTTTTCTTATCCTTTTGCTTAACTATACCCGCTTCCAGCATTCGTTCAACGAAGACCTTTGAACTACCGTCAAGGATAGGTATCTCGCTTCCTCTAACTATTCTTACGATTACATTATCAATCCCTAGACCAAACAGAGATGCTAACAAGTGCTCAACAGTCATGATCTTATAATCACCAAAGCACAACGAAATGTTGTGCAGAGTATCGCATACACTTTTTATACTACATTCAAAAGTTTTATCCTCTACTTGGAACAATATACCACTATTTTCTTCAGCAGGCAGTAGTTCAATGGCGGAGTATTCCCCAGTGTGTAGTCCAATTCCCTCAAAAAATACAGGTCTTGACAAAGTTTTTTGATAATCCATAGACTTATTAACATTAAAAATCTAATAAAAACTGACGAGTATGTAAAATCTTACTTTAGGTTCAACATCCATTTAGCCATTGAATAAACTAGAATTTTTTTGTATCCGAGTGAATTTGATAAAGATTTATACAGGCTTATATACTTTGTATAGGTCCAGCCGAGATGGCGGAACTGGCAGACGCGCCTGACTCAAAATCAGGTGGTGGCAACACCGTGCGGGTTCGACTCCCGCTCTCGGCAATGTAAATGAGAAAGAGGTAGTATTGTGAAAAAAACATTAAAATTCCTTCTATACACTCTAGTCACTATCATCACAATAGCGTTTATAGTAGTTATATCAGCATTCTCAAATTTCTATAACAACTTATCATCACTTGGTATAAGTTCCATAGTGCTATCAAATATATCCATAATAACTATAATAACTGTTCTAGTCTTCTTATTCACACTTATTCCTTTCACTACCAGAACAAGTATATCCTTCTCAAGATACCAACTCAAAACTGACCTTAAGCAAGGTCAAAAAAAGTTTTTTATAGCCCTAGATGTTATAGTATCTCTAATACTAACAGTAATAGTTATACTGAATTACAAAAACATCTATGCGTATGTGAGTCTAGTAAAATCTATGGATAACATACTTGATTTCTATAACTATCCATTCATACTGCAGATTCTAAAGACAATTATAATATACATCTGCTTGTTTGTCATCTATCTCATCCTGCCTATACTATACTTTTCACATAAATCCTACAACATCAGGTTTTTATTTTCGGGAATAGTTCCTCACAAATTCTCACCTTTCATATCACTGTACCTATTCATATCACTCATATTCATTTCTTTGTCAATATTGCTGTTGTCTCTAATCTTTTCCGTTGAGGTATATCCAGACTATTCAATTATTCTAACAACAGGTTTCGTAGCATCCTTGGTAGTTTTACTCTATTCCTTACTACTTTTCACAAACTTATTAAGGAATGTTTCTATACCATGGTATATAAACGTAATACCAGTATTCTTCGTAGTTTTATTTATTGTTGTTAGCACATTCTCAAAAAACATACCTTCAGTGAGTCTTTTGAAACTTGAATTAATAGACACTATACACGAAGAACAATCCTCTTCAAAGTTTATTGTAAAAGTCAGAGAATCTAGTGTAGAAGAACTTTTTGAAAAGATTGACTTGAAGAAACTAGAATACCTAAACACAATTCAGATAACAGATTACTCGCTGCCCAAAAACGAAGATGCTTTCGTTAAGGTTATAAGGAAGTCAAAAATACTTGAGAGATTGTTTTTATTCATAAGTTCAGGAGTTTTAGATTATTTAGTCAAACAAAACCTTACAATCACAAACTACCTAAACCTCTCCGATGTGTTTGAGATTTTAATACCATATTCATTTTCCTTATATTCAAAACTTGGCAATACTAACTTTCTAGAAGTTTCAATACCTTATGAGTTTAACGAGCAAATATTCTTCTATAAGCTTTACTTGCTACTGTGGTATAACAGCGATATGGAGATACAAACCAAAACAACACCAGAAATCCAGAGTGATCTACAACTATTTACTTCCAAAGACTACTATATCATTACCAAGAAACTTAGGATAAGAAAAGGTAATGAATTTGTGTTCTACACGAAGGGCACTAATTATTACTACTACATCTTAAGTGGAGTAGGTTTCTGCGTCATACTTTCAAATGAAAACTACCTCAACTATAAGGTTAAAGATTATGTGAGTGGTGAGAACTTTGTATTTGTTGAGGGAGTTCCATTGTTTATAAGCAATATTTCATTAGGTAGCAAGGTTGTAGGATTAAAAGTAAGATATTTTGATGTTGAAGGAAGGGGTGAAAATATTCAAAGTAGTATTTCAAACCTTATCGGCAACGCAAATTATTACTATAAAGTTATTGAACTTACCAATAGGATTGGAGCTCTAAAGAGATATCTGAAAGACAACGAAGATAAGATACCACCTGATATCCTTGATAAGATAAGATCATTTATACCAGAATAACGCTATGCCAAAGCGTAGAAGTTTTCAAAATCTTCAGAGAACGGTTTCCAAATATTTATCAAATATCTATGCTGGTGAGATGGTTCTTCCTAGACCACATGCAGTTGTTTGCTATAGTGATGATACAATTGACGAAGTGTTAGACAAATTCAAGAAATACATGTATTCAAGACTCCCTCTGATTGATAGAAACACTGACAAGATAGTTGGCTACATTTTCTACAAAGACTTCTTCGGCAAATATATTGAAACGAACGGCAAGTTTGATCTGAATGGAATAAGAAGGAATATCATATTTGTTCCTGAAAATATGAATGCTAGTAATATTCTTTCTCTTATGAAGCAAAAGTTCACAAATATAGCTGTTGTCGTTGATGAGTATGGAAACCACATTGGTATCATAACACTAGAGGACATAGTAGAGAAAGTTATGGGGGAGATGCTTGATGAGACTGATAACAAAGAGGATGAAGATTTTGAGATACAGAAGTTGTCACAAGATGAGTATCTTGTTAGTGCATGGGCACCTATTGAGCAAGTATCTATTGAAATTGGGCTTGATATTGATGATGAACTGCTTGACAAACTTGATGTCAGAACGCTTATGGGCTTCATAATGTTTATAACTGGTAATATTCCAAAATATAACAATGTTTGTGAATATAAAAACTTTATATTCAAGGTTGTTGAGATTGAAAACAACAGACCTTCAAAAATACTAGTAAAGAGAAAGTGATATGCTCGTTCTTGGCATAGAAACTTCGTGTGATGAAACATCAGTAGCAATAGTCAAAAATGGTAAGGAAGTATTGTCAAATGTAGTAATCTCACAAATAGATTTTCATAAGGAATTTCATGGAGTTCTACCGGAGATTGCTTCAAGAAAACACCTTGAGTTTATAAATATAGCACTACAGAGGTCTCTTGAGGAGTCAAGAGTAAGACTTGAGGAGATTGATAGTGTTGCAGTAACATTTGGTCCAGGATTACTATCATCGCTTCTCATAGGAGTGAATGTTGCAAAAACTATTTCGTTCTTTCATAACAAACCACTCATTAAGGTTGATCACGTTGAAGCACATCTTTTTTCACCATTCATTGAATATGATGTAGAATTCCCTTTTATTGGTCTTGTTGTCTCAGGGGCACACACAAACCTTTTCATTGTCAGAGACTTTTATAACATTGAAATGGTTGGATATACCGTTGATGATGCGGTTGGTGAAGCGTTTGATAAGGTTGCTAAGATGCTAGGACTTGGTTATCCGGGAGGTCCAATCATTGACAAACTCTCAAAAGAAGGTAATCCCGAGAAGTTCAACTTCCCTCTAGGAGCAATTGATAAGCATTATGATAGGTATAACTTCAGCTATAGTGGTCTTAAAACGAGTGTTCTTTACACTATGAGAAAGATTGGTAGTCTGGATGAACAAACAGTCAAAGATATATGTGCTTCATTTCAGAAGTCAGCAATTGATGTTTTGCATATCAAAACCAAGTGGCTTTCGGATGAAGTTGGTATAAGAAATATCGTTGTAGCAGGCGGAGTATCTGCAAATTCGTATTTGAGAAAAAAGTTTCTAGAAGACAGAGATATTAAGTGCTATATACCTTCTGTAAAATACTCAACTGACAACGCTGCTATGGTGGCATCGCTCGGATACTTTAAGCCTACTCCTGCAAGATATGAAGATGAACCATACCCCAGAATACAACAGATTGTAAAAGGAAAAAGAAAAGTTAGATAACATTTTTCAATAAGCTCTTGTTATGTTATATTTATATCTATGAAAAAGGAAAACTATGTTTTTGTCTATGGGACTCTAAGAAAAGGTTTAGGAAACCACTATCTCCTTAAGGAAGCGAAATTCATCGGCTTTGCCAAAACTAAAGAGAGATACACCATGTACGCAAGAACAATACCATTCGTAAATAAGAACATAAAAACAAGTCAGATAATAGGGGAAGTTTATTTGGTTGATGATGAAACATTATCCAAGTTAGATTACCTAGAGGGTCATCCCAGTTGGTATTATAGAGAGATGATTGATGTAATTTTGGATAAAGGACAATACGATACTATTCCAGAAAATATCCATGATTACAGTGAAGAACTAAAAGCGTGGATCTACTTTAACGATACAGAAGAGGGTAGAATTGTCACTAGTGGCGATTATCTAGATATATTTAGACTAGAGTTTAAAAAAGTTAGACCTTCTAGAAGACTGAAGTCTAGTCAAGAGGTTGGTATTTTTATAGCATTTTGAATGCCTGATTTACATAACTCACATACACAATTCCTAAATCTTCTTCTAACCTTAGCAATACCTAATCTGCTTGGAAGGTAGAAAAATACAAAAATTCCAGAATACCTCACTTACACATTTACACTCAAACGCACACACGTACTCTCTCCTTATCAGCCTAACATTTAACGCTATAATCAAAAAATAACGACTTCACAAAGTTCCTAAAATCCTTAATCTGTTGAATTGTTATTACGCTTTTGTTCAAAATAAGTATCTGATAACATTAGACAGGAGGTATATTATGTATCGTTTGATGCTTATTCTGATGAGTGTAACCTTTTCTATAGGGATTTTACTGAGTAGTTGTGTTCCACCGGAGGAGGAGACGGCAGAGGTAAAAGAACAACCAGAATATAAGTTGCAAGTAGTTGTTGCTTCTGCGATAGATGAAACCAATGTTAGTGTAACTTTAAAGTACACTCCCCCTCAAGGATTTGAGTTTAAACCTGATATGTTTGTCATAAGGTCAGACGCTGATACTAACAAACAGATAAAGGTAATTGATGTAAAGCCTCTCAAGAAAAAGGAGGTTAGGCTTACTCTGGGTTCTCCTATAACTGTTGATGATGTTTGGGCTATCTCAACTAGTGATGATACTACCTTTAGAAACAAGAGGTTTATAAACTACGAGAAGATACTATATAAATTCTACTCGGACAAGCCATTAGGACATAATATAGAAGGAGGTGTTAATGTTTTTAGAGTTTTCTCATCAAGGGCTACTAAGATAACGCTTGTGATTGCAGATGACCCGATTGAGATGAAGAACAAAAAAGAGTATGATATGACAAGGGATCCAAACGGTGTATGGGAAGCTAAAGTTGAAGGAAACTTGTTTGGAAAGTATTATGGATATAGAGTTAGTGGTCCAAAACACTTTACTGAGGCTTTTGACCCAGACCTTGTAATATTTGACCCTTACGCAAAAGCAATAGCAGTTGAGAATTCATACAAACAGAAAGGTATGGGAGTTATAATAGATACTTCAAAGTATAACTG
This genomic window from Spirochaetota bacterium contains:
- the rpsR gene encoding 30S ribosomal protein S18 translates to MLEEKIDNQSFEEKQSVEDKTQETQKGFSVRKKKRTCPEKLLNVTYKDVDILSQFITITGKIRSSKITRLCKKVQKRITREIKIARIMALLPFTDR
- the ssb gene encoding single-stranded DNA-binding protein, coding for MARSFNKVILVGNLTKDPEEILLAQSGKKLIKVTLAIDDTYRDKKNTFYFDVNFWEPISDVVRKYTKKGTKILVEGRLIQIRREKKDQNGNKVVSVKTEVVAEDLILLSPKPQEEVSIQENSNLKHNIDTSKQVAQSDIQSREVQYQPHIDNSYDDSSSEGDTLDDSFPEDIEDQTDDYEGLDESDENNNRNHDDDVEDMDTNKKF
- the rpsF gene encoding 30S ribosomal protein S6 yields the protein MDVKEIRSLISQSKQNQLKTYEIGLILEPIEQIVGTVMDKVKGIITQYGGKVLNESELGRRTLAYPIRKNRKKYLEGIYKFIVFEGTYSTVENLDRLVRINENIIRHIILKIKHTN
- a CDS encoding uracil-DNA glycosylase — its product is MDKEIISCKNCNLHTGRTKAVPGEGSYYAKVMIIGEAPGREEDIQGRPFVGRAGQLLTKLLSEIGLSRNEVYITNIVKCRPPENRQPSQEEAIACNPFLKRQLELISPRVVVLLGATASKYVIGEDKITKIRGRIFEIDNIIFLPTLHPAAVLRNESQLPLIREDFEKLREILKNV
- the lpxC gene encoding UDP-3-O-acyl-N-acetylglucosamine deacetylase, which encodes MDYQKTLSRPVFFEGIGLHTGEYSAIELLPAEENSGILFQVEDKTFECSIKSVCDTLHNISLCFGDYKIMTVEHLLASLFGLGIDNVIVRIVRGSEIPILDGSSKVFVERMLEAGIVKQKDKKNYFYPDIEFYFHKNEDQYIKFKPNDRLVIDYEIEFDVIGREHMRIEINEDSFLREICNARTFGFIEDAEILRKSGLALGAGLDNVHVYSRTERRSLNESRYSNESVRHKVLDLLGAIALFYPRIVGEFIARKSGHFVDCKLISMIYDEYM
- a CDS encoding CBS domain-containing protein translates to MPKRRSFQNLQRTVSKYLSNIYAGEMVLPRPHAVVCYSDDTIDEVLDKFKKYMYSRLPLIDRNTDKIVGYIFYKDFFGKYIETNGKFDLNGIRRNIIFVPENMNASNILSLMKQKFTNIAVVVDEYGNHIGIITLEDIVEKVMGEMLDETDNKEDEDFEIQKLSQDEYLVSAWAPIEQVSIEIGLDIDDELLDKLDVRTLMGFIMFITGNIPKYNNVCEYKNFIFKVVEIENNRPSKILVKRK
- the tsaD gene encoding tRNA (adenosine(37)-N6)-threonylcarbamoyltransferase complex transferase subunit TsaD, with the protein product MLVLGIETSCDETSVAIVKNGKEVLSNVVISQIDFHKEFHGVLPEIASRKHLEFINIALQRSLEESRVRLEEIDSVAVTFGPGLLSSLLIGVNVAKTISFFHNKPLIKVDHVEAHLFSPFIEYDVEFPFIGLVVSGAHTNLFIVRDFYNIEMVGYTVDDAVGEAFDKVAKMLGLGYPGGPIIDKLSKEGNPEKFNFPLGAIDKHYDRYNFSYSGLKTSVLYTMRKIGSLDEQTVKDICASFQKSAIDVLHIKTKWLSDEVGIRNIVVAGGVSANSYLRKKFLEDRDIKCYIPSVKYSTDNAAMVASLGYFKPTPARYEDEPYPRIQQIVKGKRKVR
- a CDS encoding gamma-glutamylcyclotransferase codes for the protein MKKENYVFVYGTLRKGLGNHYLLKEAKFIGFAKTKERYTMYARTIPFVNKNIKTSQIIGEVYLVDDETLSKLDYLEGHPSWYYREMIDVILDKGQYDTIPENIHDYSEELKAWIYFNDTEEGRIVTSGDYLDIFRLEFKKVRPSRRLKSSQEVGIFIAF